The following proteins are encoded in a genomic region of Mercenaria mercenaria strain notata unplaced genomic scaffold, MADL_Memer_1 contig_3458, whole genome shotgun sequence:
- the LOC123560839 gene encoding uncharacterized protein LOC123560839 — MYFVTWPWKEENPELPENRHLAFSRLKSNIARMKNKPEILEKYNTVIQEQLSKGVIEKVDNNTKNGTIHYIPHHAVITPQKTTTKLRVVYDASAKVRKENKSLNECLYRGPVILSDLCGLLMRFRLHKVAVVSDIEKAFLQIGLQENQRDVTRFLWIRDIKRPFVNKENVQEYRFCRVPFGVISSPFLLGATIESHLESYNNSIANKIKDDIYVDNVITGTDTWQEALDLYSRKFDWDDPLEEIDILDTWSSVKKNLEEITAFTFSRSMAVYTCRQNTEYTLLCFCDASADAYATSIYLHQKGESDTQVNLVFAKSRLAPLKEITIPRLELMAVLIGVRCLKFVRDQLKLDIKNMYVWTDSQCVIQWIKSYKDLPIFVRNRVSEIKADEKIKFEYISGDQNPADVASRGCSLTKLSVFELWWNGPWWLHEQESTWLKHSGNVCERNSCAKEEINDSENVMIQISTRENKNSCVFSSPFEIDSEKYSSVTKMLRVTALALRFIQKIRKLPYTNGSLKSSEMKTAEEMWLLHVQRKHFADEFESIRSAKKNNLQQQLGLYIDEVGLLRCKGRLENADISENAKHPVLLPRKDRLTYLFIDKIHKEILHSGVSQTLAKTRQRFWIPHGRATIKSVLHMCTVCRRFDGGPYKMPPMPSLPPSRVTECRPFSRTGLDYLGPIYVKSNDTPKKVWVCLFTCLVTRAVHLEVVLDMSTEEFLMCLRRFISQRGTPVQLISDNGSHFKAASSILDRIWNRTLHSDEVQTYASNSRITWNFITELAPWMGGYYERLCDTCNKYYKNMRNLKRHIKEKHTAIEFWNCTENNCSSKFIRRSYLSKHLILTHKHDAATAREKACCALRGDIKEHGYYEEISDDESIFSLLAEQNGELQERDFVGTVSDYNLSLLQADTHVDNKENNDETDMCSNHDESEVNELLVDKIEKECHHGESEVIVQSVSDSVDTEELGQQINNDNTFQKMDADELDYSDISSVTEDVRDVTSTNNNDVISETDNKIDNVVESDDVNSVRDVISRSDDAITSDSDINESDDCIVIEERSYGDISENSADEYLKEEEISTALVPSNVTTRTQTLILTFTKKTYYIGDEEVDSVITAEQEYIDDFE, encoded by the exons ATGTACTTTGTGACCTGGCCATGGAAAGAAGAAAATCCAGAACTACCGGAAAATAGACATCTTGCATTCTCAAGGTTGAAATCAAATATAGCAAGAATGAAAAACAAGCCTGAGATTCTTGAGAAATACAACACCGTGATACAGGAACAACTTAGCAAAGGTGTAATTGAAAAGGTAGATAACAACACGAAAAATGGAACGATACATTATATTCCACACCATGCTGTGATTACTCCACAAAAAACTACAACGAAATTACGTGTAGTGTATGATGCATCTGCGAAAGTTAGAAAAGAGAACAAAAGTTTGAACGAATGCTTGTATCGAGGCCCAGTAATACTAAGTGATCTTTGTGGATTATTAATGCGCTTCAGGTTACATAAAGTGGCAGTGGTTTCAGATATAGAGAAGGCCTTTTTACAAATCGGGCTACAAGAAAACCAGCGGGACGTGACAAGATTTCTCTGGATAAGAGACATAAAACGGCCTtttgtaaataaagaaaatgtacaggaGTACAGATTTTGTCGTGTTCCATTTGGTGTTATTTCCAGTCCTTTTTTGTTGGGAGCAACTATTGAAAGTCACTTGGAATCTTATAACAACAGTATTGCCAACAAAATCAAAGATGACATCTACGTGGATAATGTGATTACGGGCACTGACACATGGCAAGAAGCACTTGACTTGTATAGT AGAAAATTTGACTGGGACGATCCACTAGAAGAAATCGATATTCTTGATACCTGGTCGAGCGTGAAAAAGAACCTAGAAGAGATAACAGCATTCACATTTTCTCGGTCCATGGCAGTGTATACGTGTAGGCAAAATACTGAATACACCTTATTGTGTTTTTGTGATGCATCCGCAGACGCCTACGCTACGTCAATATATCTTCATCAAAAAGGTGAATCAGACACACAAGTGAATCTAGTGTTTGCTAAAAGCAGACTGGCTCCTTTAAAAGAAATAACTATACCCAGATTAGAATTGATGGCTGTTCTTATAGGTGTCCGATGTTTGAAATTTGTGCGTGATCAACTGAAGTTAGATATTAAAAACATGTACGTGTGGACGGATTCTCAGTGTGTTATTCAGTGGATTAAATCATATAAAGATCTGCCCATATTCGTGAGAAACAGAGTTAGTGAAATAAAGGcagatgaaaaaataaagtttgaatataTTTCAGGAGATCAGAATCCGGCGGACGTAGCTTCTAGAGGTTGTTCCTTAACAAAACTTAGTGTTTTTGAATTATGGTGGAATGGTCCATGGTGGCTTCATGAGCAAGAAAGCACTTGGTTGAAACACAGCGGCAACGTATGTGAAAGAAATTCCTGCGCAAAAGAGGAAATAAATGATTCAGAAAATGTTATGATACAAATTTCTacccgtgaaaataaaaattcttgTGTGTTTTCATCTCCTTTTGAAATCGACAGTGAAAAATATTCTTCTGTTACAAAAATGCTAAGAGTGACAGCTTTGGCTCTaagatttatacaaaaaatacgCAAGTTACCTTACACAAATGGAAGCTTGAAAAGTTCTGAAATGAAAACTGCAGAAGAAATGTGGTTACTACATGTTCAAAGAAAACACTTTGCTGATGAATTTGAGTCAATTAGAAGTGCAAAGAAAAACAATCTGCAACAACAATTAGGTCTTTATATTGATGAAGTTGGACTACTGCGATGCAAAGGCAGATTAGAGAATGCGGATATCAGTGAAAATGCCAAACATCCAGTACTTCTGCCAAGAAAAGATCGTTTGACATATCTTTTCATTGACAAAATACACAAAGAAATTCTGCATAGTGGTGTTTCCCAAACGTTAGCAAAAACAAGACAAAGATTCTGGATTCCACATGGTCGAGCAACAATAAAGTCTGTTCTACATATGTGTACAGTGTGTCGCCGCTTTGACGGAGGTCCTTATAAGATGCCGCCGATGCCGTCTTTACCTCCATCTAGAGTGACAGAATGTAGGCCATTTTCACGAACAGGTTTAGATTACTTGGGTCCTATCTATGTGAAATCAAATGATACACCAAAGAAAGTGTGGGTTTGTTTATTCACCTGTCTCGTGACTAGAGCCGTGCATCTTGAAGTCGTGCTTGATATGTCTACTGAAGAATTTTTAATGTGCCTGAGACGATTTATTTCTCAAAGAGGCACCCCTGTTCAGTTGATCAGTGATAATGGTTCGCATTTCAAAGCTGCCAGTTCAATATTAGATCGAATATGGAACAGAACGCTCCATAGTGATGAAGTTCAAACGTATGCGTCTAACTCCAGAATCACTTGGAATTTCATTACGGAACTTGCTCCGTGGATGGGAGGCTATTACGAGAGACTC TGCGATACGtgtaataaatattacaaaaatatgagAAATCTAAAACGACACATTAAAGAAAAGCACACAGCAATAGAGTTCTGGAACTGTAcagaaaataattgttcatcGAAATTTATCAGGAGAAGCTATCTCAGCAAACATTTGATATTGACACATAAACATGATGCAGCAACGGCGAGGGAAAAGGCGTGTTGTGCACTTAGAGGGGATATTAAAGAACATGGGTATTATGAAGAAATTAGTGATGATGAAAGCATCTTTAGCTTACTGGCAGAACAAAATGGAGAGCTTCAAGAACGTGACTTTGTTGGAACTGTTAGCGATTATAACTTATCATTACTTCAAGCAGATACACATGTTGACAACAAAGAGAACAACGACGAAACTGACATGTGTTCCAATCATGATGAATCAGAAGTGAATGAATTACTAgtagataaaattgaaaaagagtGTCACCATGGAGAAAGTGAAGTGATTGTTCAGAGTGTATCTGATTCTGTTGATACTGAAGAATTAGGTCAACAGATAAATAATGATAACACATTTCAAAAAATGGATGCTGATGAACTGGATTATAGTGACATCAGCAGTGTTACAGAGGACGTTCGTGACGTCACGAGTACAAATAATAATGACGTCATAAGTGAAACTGATAATAAGATCGACAATGTAGTTGAGTCTGATGATGTCAACAGTGTTCGTGATGTCATTAGTAGAAGTGATGATGCCATTACTAGTGATAGTGATATAAATGAAAGTGATGACTGTATAGTCATAGAAGAAAGGTCTTATGGAGATATAAGTGAAAACAGTGCTGATGAATATCTCAAAGAAGAAGAGATATCCACGGCATTAGTGCCCTCAAATGTCACAACCCGAACACAAACGTTGATATTAACTTTTACGAAGAAAACATATTACATTGGTGATGAAGAAGTGGATTCTGTAATAACAGCTGAACAAGAGTACATAGATGACTTTGAGTAA